The stretch of DNA CACTAATGAGCCcaattgaatttttttcaatGGCCCAAGTGAATTCAAGCATGCAAGTTATAgcatgaataaataaataattataatgtaCTCTCCCATCTCATAGTAGATGTCGTACTTTTCtgtttagtttgtcccacaaaagatgtcacatttcattttttaaaaaaaattccctctcacattaatataatatattatttttctctttccacttaacacacgAAACAACCCCTCCTAAAATCATGTGTCAATCtctaagtgtgacatctactatgaaacagagggagtatatattggTTAGACTAGTCCAACCAATTAGACTATAATCAATACCTTCATCGTTTCACTTACTGGTCCGATTTATTATAGCAAAGCCGACCAACAACCAAGGCGGAAGAATAACAAATGAGCAAGGGAATCCTTCGAACCCCTTCGAATCGGGAGCCGGACACATCCAGCCTTCCCTGGCCGCCGATCCGGGGCTCGTCTACGATGCCTCTTACGGAGACTATCTTCTCTTCGTCTGCGCCAGCAGCGGCAATCGGCTCGACCCGTCCTTCCATTGCcccgacgacgacgacgacgtgCCTTCGGCGAGCCATTTCAACTATCTGTCGCTGGCGATCGACGATTTGGAGGACGGACGGATGAAGGTCGCGAGAGTCGTCACGAATGTGGGGCCCGCTAGGTCGACGTACACGGTGACGATCAATGAACCGCCGGGTTATGCGGTGGAGATCTCGCCGGCGGTGCTGAGATTCAGCGCGGTGGGAGAAAAGCAGATGTTCAATATTACGGTTACAGCTGGCGGTGGCGCCGTCGAGAAAGTGTATGGTTTCGGTTCCTTTGTTTGGAGTGATGGAATTCATCAAGTAAGAAGTCCCATTGCAGTAACCAACTCTGAATAATCTTATTTACTCTCCACTTCAGCCTTAATAATATAGTACAAATTGTATCAAATGAAAACAGGgatcatttttactataaactATATAAATCGAGAAATCATGTGCATGAAATTGTTCCAAGTTAAACTTGTAGCGTTGGGGTTAGATACTTTTTCATTAACATTAAACTTCACTTTTTAGTGTGCCTCGTAATATCAAATTTCGACAATTACTAGTCTcctgattttaaaaaatggccAATTATGATactaattttgacattttttaagtTGTTTCTTGGCAAAAAATCTCGACATGTCTGAATTTATTGACGTGACATATACATGTGTAAATATTAAAGGCGTGACTAACTATGTATATCAAGCGACGTCGTAATGACAAACTGGGTGTGATAAACGACGTCGTTTAAGTAGTTGGACATTTTACCCACATAGTATTTTCTGTCTACTGCATCATAGTATCATTTAAGTAGTCCAACATTTTGTGCATATAGTATTTATTATTTGCCACGTCATATATAATCTCCCAAAAAATCGGAGTGTATGAGACAATTGAAGAAAATGTTGAAGTTAAgaaataattattcatttttttaaaattttgggagATTGACCTGAATTTTAGtactattttatactccctccctcccttaaattttatcatattttaacattttcgtacgtcccacaaaatttgtcacatttcattttttaccatttttagttgtgcaccccatattccactaattcattctcactcacattttattataaaactaatatataaaagtaggacaaGTGGCGGACGCATAAAATTGTTATAGTAGGGGGGCTATATATTCTAACTTTTGGATGAAATAATAAATTTCctatattttgttgttttggtagGGGCTTTTGCACATCATTTTACAAAATACTAACAAAATTATAATGTAATacaactaaaataataaaaaaaatagtttgggAAAATTAGtttgggaagggcttaagccatTCCCTAGTAACACGTGTGTTCGTCAATGAGtaggactcactccccactaactttttcagctcacttttcattacatttttagAAATCTGTGTCAGGTCAAAACGTGACAGAATttatgggatagagggagtattacaATCTTTGAgtaaatacttttatttaaaagcTTGGATCAAAATCTTTAGTACTTTTATTGCATGTAAGTTACATTTTGAAATAAGAAAAACATGTCATTTGCTTATCTGGCCCAGGCTAGATTTTATATATCGATTGGGCTTTTAGCAGCTCAGTCCATTAAAATTTATAAGATTTGGGTTTAAGATATTCAAATGGATTAGAATTGAATACTagcagtactccctccgtctcaaggaagatgaccccttccttgggcggcaagggattttatgcaagtttattttgcgtgttaagtggagagagtaaagtaagagagaaatagagagaataaagttgaGATAAATgtgctttcatttttagtaatggttCATCTTAgctgggacaaaccaaaaaagaaagtgtgtcatctttagtgggacggagggagtatttttttataatcagATAGTCTGTTGTGCAATAATTTAGTTTGTGTTTCAAATCCTACTTCAAATCCTAATAAGCCATTGATATAATAGTAAGTTACTCTTCAAAAATTATACATGTACGATGTACCTTCGAACAAAATGAAAATTGTTAATCTATCATTTGTTAGTTAGATGAAATTGAAGTCTTGATCAATTATAGActttcattttgattttttagtTGTGAAAAACATTTACTGGCATTTTAAATATCTTGTATGGTCATCGTTTTctttgaaaataaagaaaagaaatggCATTTTCAATCATAATTAATACTTTCTGTTTATTTTACACGAAAATATTGTGTCAATGGTCCTCTACACTAATTTTCCTATAAAGACTATCATTTTCCactgaaaaaatgataattcattaatttcaactattaaaaataacataatatttaatttaaattgaaagaaCATAGAAATTATAAAAGACGAAAAATCGGTCAATTTGGGATACAAGAGATAAAGAACGAAAAAGACATGtgtgaattatattttcttttttaaaatgttGTTTTCCTCCAataatattagtagtagtagtagcagCAGTAGCTTTTAGGGGAATGATTTACCTACACTAGTTTTCGGGACCTCTAAAGTCGTGGCTAATCTGTTAGTGAAGCCATGAATAAGCTGTTTGTCATGTTCACGTAACATATATAGCTATAGCTATTTCAATTGAGTAACACTTTGATACTTTCTTGAGAAATATTTCAATCGAGTAATACTTTGATACTTTCTTGAGAAATATTTCTTAATTAGTTTCTTTCACAACTTAAGAGATGcgcataaacaaaaaaaaattaatttgttaataAATTCACATTTTAATTCTAAGGCTAAATTTTCAACACCCAAAATATCACATGATTGTGGGGTGAATATATGCATACCGACAGATTGTCCTTTGGAGTTGTTGCCGGCATCAAGGTGTGACAATTCTACCCCAACGTTAAAGTTTGTTCCATCTTCATTCTTCGTTTGTCATTAGCTATCAACAATATTTGATCGGCGTTTGTTCCATCTTCATTCTTCGTTTGTCATTAGCTATCAGCAATATTTGATGCCgatgatgattttttttcgtTCTGTACGCTCCACGAGCTCATTTTGAAACCATAGCATGCAAGATTCCAAATGTAAAAAATATCATGGATTACTCCTAGTTTGTTAGAATGTGAGGGGCCATGCCAAAGGAAGGTCATGTCATTGCAAGAGTACAAAACCACACAAGTAACATCCCCCATTGATGGATTGAATTGAAAGTAGTGTTTGTGTTAATTTGAGCGGACATAGttgaaggagatgagaaagtTGTTGATAAggcatatttatttaatttgaaggTGAAATATGACTTGCTAATTAAATTACAAATGTCATGAAATGACTGGTTATGCGCTGTCATTTTCCTCTAAAAGCAAAACATAGATTCTTCAATTGGAACTCCTCCATCACAAAACATAGATTCTGCATTTTGTTTTCCATATTTTCATTCTTATCTTTACAATGTTTCGAATAGTTGTTCTCACAAATTCATATACTATCACTTAATTAAATTCTTGTTAGTTTAATGTAATTTAAAATGCCCTACAAGTTAAATCGCTAAGTTGGGAAATTTAAGTTGTTATGAATATGGTTTAATTTAGTACTATCATTTTAAGTGCatgtattaaattaatatagtagtaataaaaaacTGCATGGAATATTTGGTTGCCATATTCTAGTTAAAATTGATcagaattaattttaaattgcgTCCTAAAACTTCCATTTTCTTCTACCTTAATCAAGCACATATTGAAGTTTgaatcaacacatatatacagtaTTTTAATGTCAACGTAATGATTAATtctggaaaaagaaaaaagaagcaaAAGAGAAGGAACTATTAACTAAGCGTAAAACATTTTGTCGTTTGCTTGGGGGATTCGTTATAATGCAAATATCCACTAGTATAAGACTTTTCTACGTAACTACGTTATTATCCAGGAAAACAGTgacattaaatttaatttatagatAATGATCATTAAATAATTCGCTAGAAAAGCGAGGCGAAGGAATGAttccttctctctttctctttttccttacctttttttttttgaataaaagaattaatgataataatttttttcaagATTTGTGTGTTTAAATATGTTAGTAGTAattacaatattaatttggaaaaGAAGGATTAAATGGTCATATTAATTTTTTGATTACGTTAATAACATATGGTGATTACAGTCAACCAAAAAGCTAAAAGCCTTGGCCTTACGAAAGGCCACATATTAGCTCGATTCTAACAATGATTTCTTGTACTACATGTTCTAGACTTGTAGCACTTATTGTTCATCTATAATATCTACATCCACACACACCCAAGAATTGTGAAACTACTGCAAAATTGGACTAACGAAATAGTAGGAGTTTTGTAAATTTGACTTTAGTTAATTTCAACGGTAAACCGTAGACGCAAACGGAACTAAAACGGAGCTTTCAAGGGGCCCAACCACACGTGTGCATGCACGAGACACATACCCTATTTAGTAGGTAAAAATGATGAATTGATTGCAACACGTACTCTAATTCTCTACCTTCCTAACCTAATCAAAATTACTCCACAAAGGCTAAATATTAACATGATTCATCGAAAGCATATCCACAAAATTAACATTTTTTCAAGTCCATAGGGTCCCCACACGCCCCTCATCAACCAATCATAACCTCATTGTATATAGTGAAGTGAAGGCGATGGATCTTATACTtaagaaaataatactactagacTAGGTTagaaattgaatttaataacTTGTTATAGCATTACATTTATTACTTAATATTCATAAGTATTTGCGATATTCATCTCATACGAGTTAAAACTTTATGAGGTTTCACCTTGAAATTAATTGGTGACAAGTAGAATCAAATAACTTTAAATACTCTATATTGGACGAACAAGTCGTCGAtaataaactaaaattttaaCATTTCAAGCTATATAtctatattgaaaaaaaaattaattaatattatatcTAAGCTTAAAATATCTAACTGCTCCAAAATTcgtcttaaaaaaataaagaattcgACAAAAGACGCTGACAAATGAAGAAGTACAATATTCAACATAAATATAGAAAGAAAACTGAAGAGCTATCTATACCTAATGTTAACATTTTattgggattttattttattttttaataaacgCACACATTAATATTAAGAAGATAAACATTCAAACTTGagcgtgtagtgtgtgtatgcATCAATGATAATTGACGATAAACAAATATACTCATAATATgaattaattacaaaatttgaCTTTAGACGCGCAATCTctcattattaatattaaaattttaaagtaaaaactgttataaaaatttaattaacttgGTAATTTGAATACCTTGATACATTCCCTCTAAAAAACTTGATACGTACGTATTAACACCAATGTGAGTACAGCATACGCAAGGAATAAAACAGAAGAAAGACAATTAATTCctttaaaaagaaaacaattaATACACTACGCAAAATTAATTGTATTTACTACCAATTTAATAATTCCTTATCTACAATAGAATTAGTCATAAAGACAGCAAAAAGCCGTGAGCCTCAAGTTAAGATAAACAATCCAATTGTTGGAGATTTTTAACTTAACAAAAAAGGCAACTAATTTAGGatattactttatcaatttaaaaaatttatccaAATTCGAGATTTGCATATCGGGTTTAAAACTACATGCAAATTTTAAAACTATAGATTTTTTCTAATTTCGCACCTTATGAAGATTCTCGCACTGACATCACCTTATGGATTTACGTGCGTCAAACTATCTCGTTTTCTCTCGTATATCTGATTCTTTCTTAATATAAACAGTAATTCAACGTATgaaattatttagtttagtacaATACAACTTTGTTTCAATGCATATAATGTGATGTCGTTTTAGTTGACGTTAAGTTATCAATTTATATCAACGTTGTAATTTTGATTTACGACTAAATCATAAAAAGTTAATAGTTCTATAATTCGTAGATAAATTTTGAGATCAATACAAAAAGTACTGAATCCATTTATAaagtcttatttttatttatcttcGCTCATCCACTAAAATTagtcttatactaaaaataaaaagttatttctaatttattactattacttATTCTTttaatctttttcttttctattttttccaTATTCTCTCTTCCTCTTTTCTACATTATCACTCTATATCTTTCTTTACTATACCCTAATAATTAtgtatggagtataaaatttactactactaataaagTTTATGAATTTATGCAAAAATCGACCATTAATTTAAtcatttaaaaaagaaatagtaatAATATCGAGAAAGCCGGGACCGCACTCAAACCTCTTCACAGCGACGCCAGCAATCAAATCGATCTTGCTATGATTCAATACTCAATCATTCATTTTCCCTATAAATACACTCCAATTCCCAACATTCCCACCTCTTCATCTTCATTCATCCCTCCCTGCAAAATTCTCACCATTTTCAATCTCAATTCACAAACAATTTCCTCTCCTTCCTCAATTCCGAGTGCAGATTACTACAATGGCGGAAGAGTTCGAGGAATCCGAGGTCGTCTTCAACGCCAACGACGAATTCGCCGCCGCCGATTTCAAGCTGAGCTCGAGAGAGCTCTTCGCGAGGAGCGAGAAGGCGAAGAGGAAGATGATTAAGACGGTTCCGATGAGCATCCCGGAGAAAGTGTCGTGGCTCCGGTACTCCGATCCCGATTTGGAAGCTGATTGCGGCGGCGGAGAGATGGTGCCTCCGCACGTCATCGTGGGGCGGCGCGTGGCCGGAAAAGTGATGGCTTTCTCCGTTTGCACGGGAAACGGGAGGACTCTCAAGGGACGGGATTTGAGCCAAGTCCGTAACTCCGTTCTCCGCCTCACCGGCTTTCTCGAAACGTGATGggaattttgaattaaattcgATTATTTAGGAATTGTTTCAACGGATTGTTTCAGAAATTAGATGTTAATATATTATAGTGATTGTCGGAATTTCCAAGAAATTGTGTGACTCCGTTTGTTGTAAGAAAATGGAAGAGGAAAAATGTTTTgcaaaaaaagaagcgattgaattagaaaagataaagaagaaagggtttttttaatatagttattttaattactatgttattaaaatgtgaaattatgaattgtgaTTATTGGGTGTGCGTGTTAGATTAGGCTTCTGTTAGGCTATGAATGGGAGTGGGTGGGGCATTACGCCATTTTTTATTCAACAATAGATCTCATTTTTCCTGTATAAATTTGTCGTTTTCTGCAACCCACAGCTAGGCTATAttagaataattaatattttattttataatttaattttttactatatttattcAATTGCTCTATAATTAAATTGATCAATTTTATATTCCTTTCACATTAGTATTGAGATAATTTATTTGGCATAGAATTcagaattaaatatttaatagttAAGTGAATTCAAAGTGAAATAGAAATGagaactaaatatataaataatgagAGAATAGGTAAAAAGGATTAAGTGTGTTTGTGTTGgattttgtcaaaaaaaaatgATCAATTATATGGGACTACTTAATGATTTTTGGAAGATTGAGATTTATAAGTCAAGATTTATTTTATATAGCgttaattgaaattaaatattggcataagggcattagcaatggggcgccctaaggcgcgccctatggcgcgcc from Salvia splendens isolate huo1 unplaced genomic scaffold, SspV2 ctg593, whole genome shotgun sequence encodes:
- the LOC121790707 gene encoding uncharacterized protein LOC121790707 — encoded protein: MAEEFEESEVVFNANDEFAAADFKLSSRELFARSEKAKRKMIKTVPMSIPEKVSWLRYSDPDLEADCGGGEMVPPHVIVGRRVAGKVMAFSVCTGNGRTLKGRDLSQVRNSVLRLTGFLET